One Ranitomeya variabilis isolate aRanVar5 chromosome 4, aRanVar5.hap1, whole genome shotgun sequence genomic window, TAACTGTGTATTTATtaattaatttgtttttttttatattttatcaaatatttattttggaTGCAATATACTCCATTGTTGGGCTTATCTTTATGCCTCATTTATCTTGTGTTTTTTgtgcaactgtttttttttttgcttacaaaAAAAATCACTGCCACTTGATTTTGGCTGCTTTATTTTAGGGTTACAACCACACCTGGGGCTGCAGGATGGCTTCTGCCTGATATTGCAGTTCAGCTCTGTTGAAGTGAACAGGGCTAAAAtgtaataccacacacaacctgtggacaggtgtggcactgttttttgtttttttttcaatgtttttctaaGCTTTTGAAaacttcttttttgtaaaaaaagaattaatcgtTTTCTAATTTTTGAACCCTCCTTTAatgtaaaagcagaaaaaaactaaACTGAGGATATAAAAGGAAGAATATTATTCAATaatccaatataaaaaaaaaacattttaggtaAAAAAAAGTATATTCATATGGTAACAATAGAAAGATGTGGCAGAATGTAGGAAAATGATTTCATGAAGAGGGCACTAACatctagtttgtatgttctccccgtgtttccatGGCTTTCCTTCCACAATacaaagaaatactgatagggaatatagatttgggggtgatgatataaagtgctgtggaattaatggtgctatataagtaaacataataaataaatgataaatttGCCATGCACATGCAGCATATCCCCCAAATGCAGTGTATCCCCCAAGTCGCATCCTTTGTCAATTGACTTCCATTGTAAATTGTTGGATCCTCTTTCAGTTCAGTACAGAAAATATTACACTGTAGATACCACTTGAACACATGCCAAAAAGACTCTCCTTTAGAATATATCGGTCTTCTTATAGGATATGGGCACATCTGGGGTACAAAGTGAACATACACCATAGTTATAATTTGAACATAGCATTAAAGTGACCAATATCTGCCTCCTATAGATTTCTTGTCTTTTGGTATTTGCTGAAATATTTTTCTTCTTTCTACACATATGTGGTACATATCCCCTGCAGTACACATATCTAGAAAATGGGACATATACTGCTTTCTGATGGCCACTTTTTAAAACATGACTTAGAATGAAACAGAATATTGTATTTGTATATTATGGAACTTTTTCAATAAATATTTATTGTATGttaggaattaaaaaaataaataaatacaaagagtctctctttatttTAGATGGTGTTCATGCCCAATGTCTTACCTGTGAGATACAGCGCAGATATCTTGACGCCACTTCTTGCGGTACGATATGATGTCCATCATAAATTTCCTTGCAGGGAATCCTGGCAAGTATTCGCTTAATTTCTTTCTCGGACAGAGTGATTCCAGTGATGTTTCCCAGTTGATCAATGGGTACTGACGTGCTAAAAGCACATATAAAACACTCGCCATGTAATAAGGACACCGAGATCCATACGGCAGGGGCAATTAACGCACGCTGTGTCATTGAGCAGAACATGTAACGCAGTACGGCCGAGTCTTTTTGCCTCATGCCCGTTGGTCTCTTCCATTCTTCCGCCAGCATCGACACGTTATTGTTCATAACAAATCCaagtaaaaataatacaatagGCGGTACACACAAAACTCCCATGGCATAAGATAGGTTGTAGCTCGGAAGGCATGGACAGTTGAAGTCGAATGTTGTGTATAGCTGGGCACTCGCAAGTGCCATAATGCCACATATTCCATTCATGAATGATTCCTGGTTGGCTTGCAGAAATTGGAAGATCATACGAAATTTATCCATCTTTTCTGTTTCTCAAACTAACTAAGTTTGCCTGTTGCGGAGTGAAATGATCCTTCAAGACTTGTGATGGATAGGGTTAATTGTTAGAAGATGGAATCTTTTACCTGTTCGGATGTCTTTTTGTCTTTTCTAATTTTCTAAATTCTTGCCTTCTGCCCAATTCATTCAGCTCGTTGATGGTTTATTGAAAAATACATATGTGGTTGtagaaaatattatttggtttagtCTCTTCGGCAGTCTCGGCTTTTCTCTGAAATCTATTACATGAAAAGTTGTTTGCATATGTTTCTGTGACGTCTTCCCTCCCACAGACGGAGACCAACCTTCAACACACCTATGCAAAAACTAGATGGAGCTAGCTGACGATCATGTCACCTCATCGCTGCCCGGAGAGCACAGTCCTGACTGCAGAAGAActtgttttttcctttttattcAGCTGTCATTTTTATTCCTTAGAAAGCAATAAGTAAACAATCTTGTCCTGCGGGGGGAGAAATGATAGGGATTGCACAATTACTTCATACTGTACCAGAAATGGACACTGACAGTGCTCCCCTTCCTTTCTCAGACAATGACCCACCTGTATGTAAAATTGTGACCAAAGGTTTTGAGACTGACGCAAATGTGGGTTTTCACATAGTTTGCTAcatcagtgtttttagatcttttagtcagatgtttctatggttactgaagtgcAATTATTAACATTTTATAAGATTTTAAACGTTTGTTGACAAATGCATCaggtttatgcaaagactcaataaaGACTTCTGCAACTGGCCTTGGCTAATAGAAATCAGCCTTTGGGCCAAATCCTGATTGACGGCAACTCATTCTTGCATATTCAAGGTTTAAAGTTCATAGCAATTTCTGTGTTAttgttatccattttttttttgaaGATTTAGCACAAGTTTTATATGCAACTGAGTTCTAGGGTGTTTCCTAGTCATAGatccaaaatttcaatgttttgatCACCAAGCCACTTAGATATTACTTTTGCCTTGtaacatggtctccatcatgctggaaacacACATTCTTCATTGCTACATTGCCCCTGGATGGTTGTGAGAAGTTGCacttggtctggtcatggtgtgacgacaTTTGTTCCTTGAATGTTGTATAATTCAGTCACTATAGGTGGTAatgtctggtcatggtatggcggtgtttgcccctgtatgtggtattattcggtcactatgtggtggtaatatgtggtctggccctggtgtggtggtatttgtccctgtatGTGGCAAAAATTGTGTCATGGTTattacatggttaatgtcctgttctctcagggataattttgctggcctccctttggatctgggaggggtatttatactcactccagactaggattccctgtcagctatactttcgcctagtctgtgtgcctgacccctggagtgtgtgcccggttttcaattgttttccttgctctctgtGCTTAACTCTGCTTGTTGGTTCTTTTGGATTTttgacctctggcttcccttctgacaATACCCTAtctcacccctttggtacctcgtgatctcctggttctgatcttagcttgtttgactactctcctgaGGTTATCGTCTTCTCTGCACCCCAACATCTGGCTCCGTCCCTGAccacctcctactctgtcacatggttcaggtcctggttgttacctggttagtTACCCGGCACTTTGCCTAGCTCCCttactgctgtgtgcagctcttcccgcagcagtaatacccgggagtcatgacattatagctgaccatacAGTCTTTTCCCTGATGGGGGGATGTTAGTATGCTATGGATTTGGTACAGGCTCTTACGGGGCAGGTTAATGAGCTCTACCAgcttatgcagaagctgtccatggagcagcaagccatggtccactcgcaccaacagttgcagagagatgtggcaggtgctttacaggggTCTGCTCCATTGGGGTTCTGGGAGGGGGGCCCCACTGATGTATCCGTTGCAGACCCCGAGCCACCGGTAAAGTTACCGACAATTTTTTCGGAGATGAAAAATTGTTTAGGGTCTTCAAGGAGGGATGCAAGCTGTTTTTCGAATTGTgtccccgggcctctggaaataAAAAGCAGAGGGTGGAGGTCGTAATGTCCTTGTTAATGGGGGCTCCAGAGGCATGGGctatctctctctcttcctttgctcctgaacgtatgtctgtgaacctgttctttgaggctctggggcacatttatgatgagcctgatagagtgcatctggcagaggatatggtgatgagtgtgacactgacacaggggaggcactccgctgaatggttctaCTCAGAATTTAGACATTGGGCAGCCGAAGTATCTTAGAGTGAGGCCGCCCTGAGTGGGTTTTTCCACAAGGGCCTGTCTGACCGTCTAAAGAACGCTCttgcacttcatcctcctcctgataccctggaggatgccatgacGCAGGCGGTCCAGATGGAACGGAGACTCCATGCTGgaggagtgatgcaacaagagactcccttgtactcctgcacctgtatctgagccaatggagattgggtcagtctcggttATGGAGAAAGAGAGAAGGCACCATAGAGACAACctactatgcttttactgtggagcctcttgacattggaaaaggaactgcCCCTCCTGCCCTTTTTCAGTGAAACTGTCagagaaacgactgagtctgggcaacaattgaggaggttgtccagactcccaggtacaataTTTCGCGCTTGCAAAAATTGTGCTccaggtggaattggaacttgctggcggtcctgtggtgaccaccgcctttgttgactgtGGGTTCTTCCATTAATGTGCTTGTTGCCTGAGTTGTGAatcgtaataagatagggacagtcaggctgaaagaccctgttaaaattgtggctgttgattcatcccctcttacccgggatggaacttgtttcaggactgatgtcttttctctgaaagtgggttccactcacgtggaaaaattaagttgtttcgTCATGAATAATCTGCCTGCATGACTGGTATTGGGGATGCCCTGGCTGCAATGCCACAATCCAGTCATTGATTGGGTGGCGGGGGAGATCACTCAATGGGGATGAAAGAGTAATGGTCCgagttgtaacctgggaccttctGTTAACCCGttgaagtctgtatctgtgtcgtctgttggtctggagggtattccagagtacctgaaggactttgaagatgttttttccgaaagtgaggctgaggcgctTCGACCACATCGatcttgtgattgtgctattgatttagtcccaggagccaaattacccaaggctcgtctgtacaaTTTGTCCGGGCCTGAgtgccaagccatgaaagagtacatcacagagagcctccgcaaggcgcatattcggccctctgtctcacccgtggcagcagggtttttctttgtgaagaagaaagatggtggtttgcgatcatgcctcgactttcgggaactgaataagattactgtgaagaacacataccctcttcctctgattcacaatttatgtaatcaactcacaggggccaaatggttttctaagcttgacttacgaggggcttataacctcaTAAGGATCcgggagggagatgaatggaaaacagcgtttctgacgacagaggggttgtttgaaaatttggttatgcctagggttgagcgactttcatttttttaagatcgagtagggttttgggaaacccgattttgtccagagtcgagtcgagtgcagtcggccgattatcgctaaaagtcggggatcgaccgaaacacgaaacccaatgcaagtcaatggggaagcatagtcggcagtgagtggaggccaggaaaacacctacagtgcccattttaatgccaaaaacatccattcttgtttctgaagcttgccaatcttaattaactgtataataatagttgggcatagggaattgggggaaagttgtggggggagtagggctggctcaagtttttcgtgggcccaggaaatgcggactacgtcacggcggtgttgcagggaaaggtaagtatttaaaagttgcaagtgctgtgatcctgagcaagcaggggggggcccactcgttcgcattgccactggcacagggcccctcaaagtacggcggtgtgtttgcatggcgggggcgcctcccaccagcagcgacacttttgcgtactctgaggggccctgtgccagtgacgtcgccaacgagtatgccccccacctgatgaaggaacctgcactttcatctgcaccttcctctttgtccctgtgtaaggtggtataacatgcgggaaggggaaccttactttcagcagggacagattctggctgtgtagagtacaaggggaatgtagtggtctaggtcaatgtaccagcagactcatttagcagtggctgggcaatgggcaggatgaggaggaaacagatatagggccaaagaataaagtaggctacatgcagttcaaaattggtaacaggactaaacaggcggcattgctttgttcagtggagtagcaaacccaagagcagcagacactgtttcaagggcctaaccacactagtaggccaaatgcagtttaatatctgatagtatagggcgaaagccagaatgtggaagctcagctttgttcagttgaggacaacaccagggaggggcagacacctttagtaggccggaaaagcctattgcattttttaaaatggtaatttggagcagaaggttgaagctcagctttatttagttgagggcaacaccagggaggggcagaagccgttagtaggccctaaccaccatttttttttttaaaaccacttaatgagagccggaaggttgaagctcagctttatttagttgaggacaacaccaggcaggggcacacagacagacacctttagtaggccggaaaagcctattgcatttttcaaaatggtaatttggagcagaaggttgaagctcagctttatttagttgagggcaacaccaggcaggggcacacagacagacacctttagtaggccggaaaagcctattgcatttttcaaaatggtaatttggagcagaaggttgaagctcagctttatttagttgagggcaacaccagggaggggcagaagccgttagtaggccctaaccaccatttttttttttaaaaccacttaatgagagccggaaggttgaagctcagctttatttagttgaggacaacaccaggcaggggcacacagacagacacctttagtaggccggaaaagcctattgcatttttcaaaatggtaatttggagcagaaggttgaagctcagctttatttagttgagggcaacaccaggcaggggcacacagacagacacctttagtaggccggaaaagcctattgcatttttcaaaatggtaatttggagcagaaggttgaagctcagctttatttagttgagggcaacaccagggaggggcagaagccgttagtaggccctaaccaccattttttttttttaaaaccacttaatgagagccggaaggttgaagctcagctttatttagttgaggacaacaccaggcaggggaacacagacagacacctttagtaggccggaaaagcctattgcatttttcaaaatggtaatttggagcagaaggttgaagctcagctttatttagttgagggcaacaccaggcaggggcacacagacagacacctttagtaggccggaaaagcctattgaattttttaaaatggtaatttggagcagaaggttgaagctcagctttatttagttgaggacaacaccagggaggggcagaagccgttagtaggccctaaccaccatttttttttttaaaaccacttaatgagagccggaaggttgaagctcagctttatttagttgaggacaacaccaggcaggggcacacagacagacacctttagtaggccggaaaagcctattgcatttttcaaaatggtaatttggagcagaaggttgaagctcagctttatttagttgagggcaacaccaggcaggggcacacagacagacacctttagtaggccggaaaagcctattgcatttttcaaaatggtaatttggagcagagggttgaagctcagctttatttagttgagggcaacaccagggaggggcagaagccgttagtaggccctaaccaccattttttttttttaaaaccacttaatgagagccggaaggttgaagctcagctttatttagttgaggacaacaccaggcaggggaacacagacagacacctttagtaggccggaaaagcctattgcatttttcaaaatggtaatttggagcagaaggttgaagctcagctttatttagttgagggcaacaccaggcaggggcacacagacagacacctttagtaggccggaaaagcctattgaattttttaaaatggtaatttggagcagaaggttgaagctcagctttatttagttgaggacaacaccagggaggggcagaagccgttagtaggccctaaccaccatttttttttttaaaaccacttaatgagagccggaaggttgaagctcagctttatttagttgaggacaacaccagggaggggcagaagccgttagtaggccctaaccaccattttttttttttaaaaccacttaatgagagccggaaggttgaagctcagctttatttagttgaggacaacaccagggaggggcagaagccgttagtaggccctaaccaccatttttttttttaaaaccacttaatgagagccggaaggttgaagctcagctttatttagttgaggacaacaccagggaggggcagaagccgttagtaggccctaaccaccatttttttttttaaaaccacttaatgagagccggaaggttgaagctcagctttatttagttgaggacaacaccagggaggggcagaagccgttagtaggccctaaccaccatttttttttttaaaaccacttaatgagagccggaaggttgaagctcagctttatttagttgaggacaacaccagggaggggcagaagccgttagtaggccctaaccacctttttttgttttttaaaaccacttaatgagagccggaaggttgaagctcagctttatttagttgaggacaacaccagggaggggcagaagccgttagtaggccctaaccaccatttttttttttaaaaccacttaatgagagccggaaggttgaagctcagctttatttagttgaggacaacaccagggaggggcagaagccgttagtaggccctaaccacaatttttttttttaaaaccacttaatgagagccggaaggttgaagctcagctttatttagttgaggacaacaccagggaggggcagaagccgttagtaggccctaaccaccatttttttttttaaaaccacttaatgagagccggaaggttgaagctcagctttatttagttgaggacaacaccagggaggggcagaagccgttagtaggccctaaccaccattttttttttaaaaaccacttaatgagagccggaaggttgaagctcagctttatttagttgaggacaacaccagggaggggcagaagccgttagtaggccctaaccaccatttttttttttaaaaccacttaatgagagccggaaggttgaagctcagctttatttagttgaggacaacaccagggaggggcagaagccgttagtaggccctaaccaccatttttttttttaaaaccacttaatgagagccggaaggttgaagctcagctttatttagttgaggacaacaccagggaggggcagaagccgttagtaggccctaaccaccatttttttttttaaaaccacttaatgagagccggaaggttgaagctcagctttatttagttgaggacaacaccagggaggggcagaagccgttagtaggccctaaccaccatttttttttttaaaaccacttaatgagagccggaaggttgaagctcagctttatttagttgaggacaacaccagggaggggcagaagccgttagtaggccctaaccaccatttttttttttaaaaccacttaatgagagccggaaggttgaagctcagctttatttagttgaggacaacaccaggcaggggcacacagacagacacctttagtaggccggaaaagcctattgcatttttcaaaatggtaatttggagcagaaggttgaagctcagctttatttagttgagggcaacaccagggaggggcagaagccgttagtaggccctaaccaaagttgaaggccaaatgcagtttaatttctgatactataggccgaaagccagaaggtggaagctccgatttagacagtggaggacaatttgaattagggactgcagacagacttagtaggctgtcccctgtggaccatgcatccaccacattaacccattgcgccgtaatggacacgtaatcttccgtggccatgcctacaggtccatgcgtctgttgtcaggtgcacctttgtactcacagattgccagagtgcatggacaatgcggtcttctacatgctggtggagggttgggatggcttttctcgcaaaagaagtgtcgactggttagcttgtagcgtggtacagcgtagtccatcatggccttattaatagtaaataaaatatataactaggctctatgaacttttaaataggttccaggggtacacgggcagcattggtgtggtcagtggaggagtattgcaagtaggggccgcagacaggctatcaaaggcctaaaataacaaacaataggctcatggcagttttacagcggttacatggatacacgggcaggcaacttggtggtggtgagtggaggagtatttaaagtagggaccgcagacaggctatcaaaggcctaaaataacaaacaataggctcatggcagttttacagcggttacatggatacacgggcaggcagcttggtggtcagtggaggagtatttaaagtagggaccgcagacaggcttcaaaggcctaacataagaaaatgggctggctgtaggcactttataattggttccaggggtacacgggcagcagtggtctggtcagtggaggagtattgcaagtaggggctgcagacaggctatcaaaggcctaaaataacaaacagtaggcagtcatggcagttttacatcggttacatggatacacaggcaggcactccaggcagcattgtggtcagtggaggagtattgcaagtaggggccgcagacaggctatcaaaggcctaaaataacaaacaataggctcatggcagttttacagcggttacatggatacacgggcaggcaacttggtggtggtgagtggaggagtatttaaagtagggaccgcagacaggctatcaaaggcctaaaataacaaacaataggctcatggcagttttacagcggttacatggatacacgggcaggcagcttggtggtcagtggaggagtatttaaagtagggaccgcagacaggcttcaaaggcctaacataagaaaatgggctggctgtaggcactttataattggttccaggggtacacgggcagcagtggcctggtcagtggaggactagtggaaggagggaccgcagacaggcttcaaaggcctaaaataacaaacaataggctcatggcagttttacagcggttacatggatacacgggcaggcagcttggtggtcagtggaggagtatttaaagtagggaccgcagacaggcttcaaaggcctaacataagaaaatgggctggctgtaggcactttataattggttccaggggtacacgggcagcagtggtctggtcagtggaggactagtggaaggagggaccgcagacaggcttcaaaggcctaaaataacaaacaataggctcatggcagttttacagcggttacatggatacacgggcaggcagcttggtggtcagtggaggagtatttaaagtagggaccgcagacaggcttcaaaggcctaacataagaaaatgggctggctgtaggcactttataattggttccaggggtacacgggcagcagtggtctggtcagtggaggactagtggaaggagggaccgcagacaggcttcaaaggcctaaaataacaaacaataggctcatggcagttttacagcggttacatggatacacgggcaggcagcttggtggtcagtggaggagtatttaaagtagggaccgcagacaggcttcaaaggcctaacataagaaaatgggctggctgtaggcactttataattggttccaggggtacacgggcagcagtggtctggtcagtggaggactagtggaaggagggaccgcagacaggcttcaaaggcctaaaataacaaacaataggctcatggcagttttacagcggttacatggatacacgggcaggcagcttggtggtcagtggaggagtatttaaagtagggaccgcagacaggctatcaaaggcctaacataacaaacaataggctcatggcagttttacagcggttacatggatacacgggcaggcagcttggtggtggtgagtggaggagtatttaaagtagggaccgcagacaggctatcaaaggcctaaaataacaaacaataggcttatggcagttttacagcggttacatggatacacgggcaggcagcttggtggtcagtggaggagtatttaaagtagggaccgcagacaggctatcaaaggcctaaaataacaaacaataggctcatggcagctttacagcggttacatggatacacaggcagcttggtggtgagtggaggagtagtgcaaggagtgtctgtcccagtactcccaaaatataaatagatgttaatgtctcgcaaaacaaccacaacaaaaaaaaaggtggcatacttaggtacaggggtgggctcat contains:
- the CALHM1 gene encoding calcium homeostasis modulator protein 1, with protein sequence MDKFRMIFQFLQANQESFMNGICGIMALASAQLYTTFDFNCPCLPSYNLSYAMGVLCVPPIVLFLLGFVMNNNVSMLAEEWKRPTGMRQKDSAVLRYMFCSMTQRALIAPAVWISVSLLHGECFICAFSTSVPIDQLGNITGITLSEKEIKRILARIPCKEIYDGHHIVPQEVASRYLRCISQAFGWTFILLMTFLAFLVRAIRPCFTQAAFLKTKYWSHYIDIERKLFDETCTEHAKSFAKLCIQQFFENINRDFNLGHSHVLEKTLEQEEMDKLLGVTSQGTMNDVLKNWHRCKPSLKVNSYEHQNGNGCIKNNEQQMNNLNGPKKEAATYISKV